A genomic region of Christiangramia sp. OXR-203 contains the following coding sequences:
- a CDS encoding dehydrogenase E1 component subunit alpha/beta, producing the protein MSSVDTSQTKILYNSSNHDTETLQDLYSALLKPRMIEEKMLILLRQGKISKWFSGIGQEAISVGVTKALSKHEYILPMHRNLGVFTTREIPLKRLFAQWQGKASGFTKGRDRSFHFGTQEFNIVGMISHLGPQLGVADGIALASKLKKEGSVTAVFTGEGGTSEGDFHEALNIASVWDLPVLFCIENNGYGLSTPTTEQYRCKDLADRGAGYGMEAHIIDGNNILEVYEKISAIAESMRKEPRPVLVEFKTFRMRGHEEASGTKYVPKELMDEWQAKDPVLNFENYLLENNIISLDHISGIKEKILQEINQHLEIANSEPIVSANLETELKDVYANYEYEEVQPASTTSELRFIDAIAASVSESMERHPNLVLMGQDIADYGGVFKITDGLLAKYGKERIRNTPICESAIVSTAMGLSIKGMKAMVEMQFSDFVSSGFNPIVNYLAKVNYRWNQNADVVIRMPCGGSVGAGPFHSQTNEAWFTKIPGLKIIYPAFPADAKGLLNTAFNDPNPVLYFEHKALYRSIRQEVPEGYYTAEFGKASLIREGSDVTIITYGAGVHWAMEILDELEVDSADLLDLRSLQPLDKEAICESVTKTGKVIVLTEDSLTGSFASEIAAMITENCFESLDAPVYRVGSLETPIPFAKELENQYLPKDRFKLKLQELLNY; encoded by the coding sequence TTCTGTAGGAGTAACCAAGGCTTTATCCAAGCACGAGTATATTTTACCTATGCATCGAAATCTCGGTGTTTTCACTACCCGTGAAATTCCATTGAAACGGTTGTTCGCTCAATGGCAGGGGAAAGCTTCTGGTTTTACAAAAGGTAGAGACCGGAGTTTTCATTTTGGAACACAGGAATTCAATATAGTAGGAATGATCTCTCATCTGGGACCACAGCTTGGAGTGGCAGATGGTATTGCACTTGCTAGCAAACTCAAAAAAGAAGGATCTGTAACTGCAGTTTTCACTGGTGAGGGTGGTACTAGTGAAGGTGATTTTCATGAAGCACTGAATATTGCCTCGGTTTGGGATCTACCAGTTTTGTTCTGTATCGAGAATAATGGTTACGGACTCTCAACTCCGACTACGGAACAGTATAGATGTAAGGATCTTGCAGATCGCGGTGCTGGCTATGGGATGGAGGCGCATATCATAGATGGCAATAATATTCTCGAAGTTTATGAGAAAATCTCTGCAATAGCTGAAAGTATGCGGAAAGAACCCAGGCCGGTTCTTGTGGAATTCAAGACTTTTAGAATGAGAGGACATGAGGAAGCCAGTGGTACCAAATATGTTCCGAAGGAATTAATGGATGAGTGGCAGGCAAAGGATCCCGTGCTCAATTTTGAAAATTACCTTCTTGAAAATAATATTATATCACTAGATCATATTTCAGGAATAAAAGAAAAAATATTACAGGAGATCAACCAACATCTCGAAATCGCCAATTCTGAACCAATCGTTTCCGCAAATCTGGAAACTGAATTAAAGGATGTGTATGCAAATTATGAATATGAAGAAGTTCAGCCTGCATCTACAACTTCAGAATTAAGATTTATAGATGCCATTGCTGCATCTGTTTCAGAATCTATGGAACGTCACCCCAATCTTGTGCTTATGGGACAGGATATTGCAGATTATGGTGGTGTTTTTAAGATTACCGACGGTTTGCTTGCTAAATATGGTAAGGAAAGAATCCGCAATACGCCCATATGTGAATCGGCAATAGTTAGCACAGCCATGGGTCTATCCATAAAGGGTATGAAAGCTATGGTTGAAATGCAATTTAGTGATTTTGTAAGTTCGGGATTCAATCCAATCGTAAATTACCTTGCAAAAGTAAATTACCGATGGAACCAAAATGCCGATGTCGTCATCAGAATGCCATGCGGGGGTAGTGTAGGTGCAGGACCATTCCATAGCCAGACCAACGAAGCCTGGTTTACAAAAATCCCCGGGTTAAAAATCATCTATCCTGCTTTTCCTGCAGATGCTAAAGGTTTGTTGAATACAGCCTTTAATGATCCTAATCCCGTATTATATTTCGAGCACAAAGCGCTTTATCGAAGTATCAGGCAGGAAGTTCCAGAAGGGTATTACACTGCAGAATTCGGAAAAGCTTCCTTAATTAGAGAAGGTAGCGATGTTACTATAATCACTTACGGAGCAGGTGTTCATTGGGCTATGGAAATTCTGGATGAGTTGGAAGTGGATTCTGCAGACCTTCTGGACCTTCGAAGTTTACAACCACTTGACAAGGAAGCAATTTGTGAATCAGTCACAAAAACAGGAAAAGTGATCGTACTAACAGAGGATTCACTAACGGGTAGTTTTGCTTCAGAAATTGCTGCCATGATCACTGAGAATTGTTTTGAAAGTCTTGATGCTCCAGTATATAGAGTGGGTTCTTTGGAAACACCAATACCATTCGCAAAGGAGCTGGAAAACCAGTATTTGCCAAAGGATCGCTTCAAATTAAAATTACAGGAATTATTGAATTATTAG
- a CDS encoding DUF1328 domain-containing protein — protein MVRLIVIFLIIAIVAAIFGFGGIADGAADIAKIIFYIFLVLLVISLLSRLFRR, from the coding sequence ATGGTACGTTTAATCGTCATTTTTCTGATTATTGCAATCGTTGCCGCAATCTTCGGTTTTGGAGGAATTGCAGACGGTGCAGCAGATATCGCGAAGATAATTTTTTACATCTTCCTTGTACTACTGGTAATCTCATTACTAAGTCGTTTATTCAGAAGATAA
- a CDS encoding lipocalin family protein, which produces MKKIFILLATIGLLASCGGTSKVAKEARKSFDGQWILTSVTYPNNPGQFNVTLFNEAQASCFENSNWDFVSNNNRGTYTVSGTGCDGETNQFIWSIDEENTPQGIYDFLLKPTNEDYKSTTGNEGFRLNLQSLTDTNMTWSQTVSLDGSPFTIKMNFTKL; this is translated from the coding sequence ATGAAAAAGATATTTATTTTACTTGCAACAATTGGACTACTTGCTTCCTGTGGAGGAACGAGTAAAGTTGCCAAAGAGGCTAGAAAGAGCTTTGATGGTCAATGGATATTAACAAGTGTTACTTATCCAAATAATCCGGGCCAATTCAATGTGACTCTTTTCAACGAAGCTCAGGCTTCCTGTTTCGAGAACAGTAACTGGGACTTTGTTTCCAATAATAACCGTGGAACTTACACAGTTTCGGGTACAGGTTGTGATGGAGAAACGAACCAGTTCATCTGGTCTATCGATGAAGAGAACACCCCTCAGGGGATATACGATTTTCTTCTGAAGCCTACTAATGAAGATTACAAATCTACGACAGGAAATGAAGGATTCAGACTGAACTTACAGAGTTTAACTGATACTAATATGACCTGGTCACAAACAGTTAGTCTTGATGGCTCACCGTTTACAATCAAAATGAATTTTACTAAACTTTAA
- a CDS encoding OmpA family protein, whose amino-acid sequence MKTVINRMFVILFASTLLFGCDAVQNANNKQKGAVIGTAGGAVIGGVIGNNTGDGNTALGSIIGGVVGGAAGAIIGNRMDEQAKKIENEIPGAEVERVGEGINVTFDENSGVYFDTEKYAINAKSQETLNKLAGIFKEYPQTNVLVEGHTDNTGSDSYNLTLSKNRAQAVTGYLVDNGIEKGRFTTKWYGETQPKYDNSTADGRAKNRRVELAIVANEELKEEAKEQAEQQDGN is encoded by the coding sequence ATGAAAACAGTAATTAATAGAATGTTCGTAATACTTTTTGCATCCACACTTTTATTTGGATGTGATGCAGTACAGAACGCAAATAATAAGCAAAAAGGTGCTGTGATAGGTACTGCAGGCGGAGCCGTAATTGGTGGCGTAATAGGTAACAACACGGGTGATGGTAATACTGCTCTTGGATCCATCATTGGTGGCGTTGTTGGTGGTGCAGCCGGAGCTATTATTGGAAATAGAATGGATGAACAGGCTAAAAAGATCGAGAATGAGATTCCTGGAGCGGAAGTTGAAAGAGTTGGTGAAGGGATTAACGTCACATTTGACGAAAATAGCGGAGTTTATTTCGATACCGAGAAATATGCAATCAACGCAAAATCCCAGGAAACGTTGAATAAGCTCGCTGGTATTTTTAAAGAGTATCCTCAAACAAATGTTCTGGTTGAAGGTCATACCGATAATACAGGTAGTGACAGTTATAACCTAACCTTATCAAAAAACAGAGCACAAGCGGTTACTGGCTACCTTGTAGATAACGGAATTGAAAAAGGAAGATTTACTACAAAATGGTATGGTGAAACTCAACCAAAGTACGATAACTCTACTGCTGATGGAAGAGCAAAGAATAGAAGAGTAGAGCTTGCTATTGTAGCTAATGAAGAATTAAAAGAAGAGGCTAAGGAACAGGCCGAGCAGCAAGATGGTAACTAA
- a CDS encoding NAD(P)/FAD-dependent oxidoreductase has translation MNSRDVIILGGGLAGLVAGIHLINAGANVCLIEKDSYPRHRVCGEYLSNEVKSYLEFLGLDLQSIHIPELARMQFSTQRGHALECELDLGGMGISRYTLDHLLFQRFLKVGGEIIQTTAENCKFQENIFSVHCKNGKTLEANFVLGAYGKRSSLDKILKRSFINKRSAWMGVKAHYDNKDFPDDLVALHNFRGGYCGLSRTDLDTVNVCYLATYESFQKHGNIKAFENKVLSRNPFLEDFFQNSTMVFEKPLSIAQISFENKKMFENHMIMIGDAAGLIHPLSGNGMAMAIRSAKLASEALLEFKLDPNDRERIESNYTHSWKNNFRTRMKTGRILQKVLMQEKLSNISQSFVQHVPGLLPKIIKLTHGKEMHV, from the coding sequence ATGAATTCAAGAGATGTTATTATACTGGGAGGAGGACTAGCAGGTCTTGTAGCAGGGATACATCTCATAAATGCTGGTGCTAATGTTTGCCTGATTGAAAAAGACTCATATCCAAGACATAGGGTATGTGGAGAATACTTGTCCAATGAAGTAAAATCGTATTTGGAATTTCTAGGCCTTGATTTACAGAGTATTCATATCCCAGAACTTGCAAGGATGCAATTTAGCACACAGAGAGGGCATGCACTTGAATGCGAGCTAGATCTTGGAGGAATGGGTATTAGTAGGTATACTCTAGATCATCTTTTATTCCAAAGATTTTTAAAAGTAGGAGGTGAAATTATTCAGACAACTGCTGAAAATTGTAAATTTCAGGAGAACATTTTTTCAGTTCATTGCAAGAACGGTAAAACTCTCGAAGCAAATTTTGTACTCGGGGCATATGGCAAGAGGTCCAGTCTTGACAAGATTCTTAAGCGATCCTTTATAAATAAAAGATCTGCATGGATGGGTGTTAAGGCCCATTACGATAACAAGGATTTTCCTGATGATCTGGTAGCACTGCATAACTTTCGAGGAGGATATTGCGGACTGTCAAGAACCGATCTTGATACTGTGAATGTCTGTTATCTGGCGACTTATGAATCATTTCAGAAACATGGAAATATTAAAGCATTTGAGAACAAGGTTCTTAGCCGTAATCCATTTTTAGAGGATTTTTTTCAGAATTCAACCATGGTCTTCGAAAAACCTTTGAGTATCGCCCAAATTTCATTTGAAAATAAGAAAATGTTCGAAAATCATATGATCATGATCGGGGACGCGGCAGGTCTAATTCATCCATTATCAGGTAACGGAATGGCGATGGCCATACGTAGCGCTAAGCTGGCTTCGGAAGCATTATTAGAGTTCAAGCTAGATCCTAACGACCGGGAAAGAATAGAATCAAATTATACTCATTCCTGGAAAAATAATTTTAGAACAAGAATGAAAACTGGCAGGATACTTCAGAAGGTACTAATGCAGGAAAAGCTGAGTAATATTTCACAAAGTTTTGTACAGCATGTGCCCGGATTACTTCCGAAGATCATAAAACTAACCCACGGAAAAGAAATGCATGTCTAA
- a CDS encoding methyltransferase domain-containing protein — protein MSKIDTTKRSLEPEIMDDFDFRGEELRITLEDLEKVNSWLGGNQISIDGLKKLDLDKNTEISIVDVGCGNGAMLRKIADWGRKEKLKLKLTGVDANAYAIEIAQNLSKEYPEIYFAAQNIFSSEFRSSNFDVVMCTLTLHHFKDSQIPEILHQFYDQSKIAVIINDLQRSAIAYRLFKMFCAVFVNNEIARKDGLISILRGFKEHDINKYMNAIKVDTYSIEWKWAFRYLWIINK, from the coding sequence ATGTCTAAAATAGATACAACAAAACGATCTCTCGAGCCTGAAATCATGGACGATTTTGACTTTAGAGGTGAAGAATTGAGAATAACTCTGGAGGATCTTGAAAAGGTCAATTCCTGGCTGGGCGGTAATCAAATTAGTATAGATGGTCTGAAGAAACTGGATCTTGATAAAAATACAGAAATCTCAATCGTAGATGTAGGTTGTGGTAATGGAGCAATGTTACGTAAAATAGCAGATTGGGGCAGAAAGGAAAAGTTAAAACTAAAACTTACAGGAGTAGATGCCAATGCATATGCCATCGAGATTGCACAGAATCTATCCAAAGAATATCCTGAAATATACTTTGCAGCTCAGAATATCTTTAGCTCAGAATTTCGCAGCTCAAATTTTGATGTTGTGATGTGTACGCTAACATTACATCATTTCAAGGATTCCCAGATTCCGGAAATTTTGCATCAGTTCTACGATCAGTCTAAAATAGCAGTGATCATCAATGACCTGCAACGTTCAGCAATAGCTTACAGATTGTTTAAAATGTTCTGCGCGGTATTTGTGAACAATGAAATTGCCAGGAAAGATGGTCTCATCTCAATTTTGCGAGGTTTTAAAGAACATGATATAAATAAATATATGAATGCTATTAAAGTTGATACCTACTCGATCGAATGGAAATGGGCTTTCAGATATCTATGGATCATTAACAAATAA
- a CDS encoding type III polyketide synthase, which translates to MSVHIVNVEKQLPEYFRETKDIIPLVEDWLGDQDDRFRRKIVKIFEGAAVDRRYSIMDPEEVFTATSFEDKNNIYVREVKKLGSQVLKKSLAAANWDAQSIDFIITVSCTGIMIPSLDAYLINELKLKQDVTRLPVTEMGCAAGISGMIYAQNFLKSNPGKRAAVIAVESPTATFQLSDLSMANMVSAAIFGDGAACVLLSSEEGLDSPRIIGEEMYHFYDATQMMGFDLKNEGLQMILDPAVPETISKHFPKIVHPFLEKHGSSIQKVDHLIFHPGGKKIVQTVSELFGNLGKNIDDTREVLKLFGNMSSATVLYVLERFLDKDIAKGEQGLMLSFGPGFSAQRILIEW; encoded by the coding sequence ATGAGTGTACATATAGTAAACGTTGAAAAGCAATTACCGGAATATTTTCGGGAAACCAAGGATATCATACCTCTGGTAGAAGATTGGCTTGGTGACCAGGATGACAGATTCCGTAGAAAAATTGTTAAGATTTTTGAAGGTGCAGCCGTAGATAGGCGCTATTCGATCATGGATCCTGAGGAAGTCTTTACTGCAACTTCATTTGAGGATAAAAATAATATTTATGTAAGAGAGGTTAAGAAGCTGGGTAGCCAGGTTTTAAAAAAGTCGTTGGCTGCTGCAAACTGGGATGCTCAAAGTATCGATTTTATCATAACCGTAAGTTGTACCGGGATCATGATTCCTTCTCTGGATGCTTATTTGATCAATGAATTAAAATTGAAACAGGATGTTACTCGTTTGCCGGTTACCGAAATGGGATGTGCGGCAGGTATTTCTGGAATGATATACGCTCAAAATTTTTTGAAATCAAATCCAGGAAAACGTGCCGCTGTGATTGCTGTTGAAAGTCCTACGGCTACTTTTCAACTTTCAGATCTAAGTATGGCGAATATGGTAAGTGCCGCAATTTTCGGGGATGGGGCGGCTTGTGTATTACTTTCTTCTGAAGAAGGTCTTGATAGCCCGAGAATTATTGGAGAAGAAATGTACCATTTCTATGATGCGACACAAATGATGGGCTTTGATCTCAAGAATGAAGGTCTGCAAATGATTCTTGATCCGGCGGTTCCTGAAACTATATCCAAGCATTTTCCGAAAATCGTTCATCCGTTTCTCGAAAAACATGGATCTTCTATACAAAAAGTGGATCATTTAATATTTCATCCTGGTGGGAAAAAAATAGTGCAGACAGTTTCTGAACTTTTTGGTAACTTAGGTAAGAATATTGACGATACTCGCGAAGTGTTGAAATTATTCGGAAATATGAGCAGCGCCACGGTACTTTACGTTCTGGAAAGATTTCTGGATAAAGATATTGCTAAGGGTGAACAGGGATTGATGTTAAGTTTTGGACCTGGTTTTTCTGCTCAACGAATTTTGATAGAATGGTAA
- a CDS encoding SDR family oxidoreductase: MVKDFRNTDYWAVILGGSSGLGYASAKKLANHGMNIIIIHRDRRSEIEDIEEAFESIRKTGVEFRSFNTDAIQKENRNELVLNIKKSLGKHGKVRTLLHSIAKGNLKPMLGDEQTLSNIDFQLTIDAMALSLYDWTQELYRNDLFAKDARVIAFTSEGNKKAWKNYAAVSAAKVTLESLTRGIALEFAEKGIRANCIQAGITVTRSFQMIPGNQTLREHALKHNPFKRLTVPDDVANVVYLLSKDEASWITGSIIPVNGGEHLM; encoded by the coding sequence ATGGTAAAAGACTTCAGAAATACAGATTATTGGGCGGTAATACTTGGAGGTAGTAGCGGTCTTGGGTATGCGAGTGCAAAGAAGCTTGCAAACCACGGAATGAATATTATTATAATCCACCGCGACAGAAGATCTGAAATTGAAGATATAGAAGAAGCTTTTGAAAGTATACGTAAAACTGGTGTGGAATTTCGCAGTTTTAATACAGATGCAATTCAGAAGGAGAACCGGAATGAACTCGTTTTAAATATCAAGAAATCTCTTGGTAAGCATGGTAAGGTAAGAACCCTTTTACATAGTATCGCAAAGGGTAATTTAAAACCTATGCTAGGAGATGAACAAACTCTGAGTAATATCGACTTTCAGTTGACCATAGATGCCATGGCATTAAGCCTGTATGACTGGACTCAGGAACTATATAGAAATGACCTTTTCGCGAAAGATGCCCGTGTGATCGCTTTTACCAGTGAAGGAAATAAAAAGGCATGGAAAAATTATGCAGCAGTTTCAGCAGCAAAAGTAACTCTGGAATCCTTAACCAGAGGGATCGCTCTTGAGTTTGCTGAAAAAGGAATTCGCGCAAATTGTATTCAGGCGGGTATAACGGTTACTAGATCTTTCCAGATGATTCCGGGCAATCAAACTCTTAGGGAACATGCTTTGAAACACAATCCATTCAAAAGATTAACAGTCCCGGATGATGTCGCAAACGTTGTCTATTTACTGAGTAAAGATGAAGCATCCTGGATTACCGGGAGTATCATCCCTGTTAATGGTGGTGAGCACTTAATGTAA
- a CDS encoding 3-hydroxyacyl-ACP dehydratase FabZ family protein, with amino-acid sequence MKSIEITSKLPYSAPFLFVDEITSVSENTIEGNYLFNKSHDFYRGHFKVNPVTPGVILAECMAQIGVVSLGIYLLSKQSEASATPRIAMTSSNVEFIKPVYPGEKVFVKSEKKYFRFNKLKCVVIMTDTEENIICRGEISGMILKAES; translated from the coding sequence TTGAAAAGTATAGAAATAACCTCCAAACTACCTTATTCAGCACCTTTTCTATTCGTAGACGAAATCACGTCTGTCAGCGAGAATACTATTGAAGGTAATTACCTTTTCAATAAATCCCATGATTTTTATCGTGGCCATTTCAAGGTTAATCCTGTAACTCCGGGAGTGATCCTGGCTGAATGTATGGCGCAAATTGGTGTGGTCTCCCTTGGTATCTACTTGTTAAGTAAGCAGAGTGAGGCTTCTGCAACCCCTCGCATCGCTATGACTTCTTCTAATGTGGAATTTATTAAACCCGTTTATCCTGGCGAAAAAGTATTCGTAAAGTCTGAAAAAAAATACTTTAGATTTAATAAATTAAAGTGCGTGGTGATCATGACTGATACTGAAGAAAACATTATATGCCGGGGTGAAATTTCGGGAATGATTTTAAAAGCTGAATCATGA
- a CDS encoding beta-ketoacyl-[acyl-carrier-protein] synthase family protein yields MSRRVVITGLGVAAPNAIGIDQFDQALRNGNSGIKFYQNLKDLNFSCQIGGKPPVTQEMIDQYFNPLQQKGLNSSGLIYGVMAGVDAWKDAMLPISSEEDPDWNSGIIFGTGILGVDKFRQAIHLIDAGKTRRLGSTSVIQTMASGISAYLGGMLGCGNQVTTNSSACTTGNEAIILGYDRIISGKAQRMLVGSCGDDGPYVWGGFDAMRILPGKYNDNPEEASRPMSATASGFVPGSGAGALLLESLESALQRGANIYAEVLGGAINSGGQRAGGSMTAANNEAVQRCIKDAISFAGIQAEDIDYINGHLTATTRDATEIENWTSALGLSGEKFPKINSLKGMTGHCLSASGSIESVASILQIKNQYVFGNINCEDVHPDIIDLIDGSCIPKKTLDFGINIAAKASFGFGDVNAVTIFKRYKK; encoded by the coding sequence ATGAGTAGAAGAGTAGTGATTACTGGATTGGGTGTTGCCGCGCCTAATGCAATTGGAATTGATCAATTTGACCAGGCTTTGAGGAATGGCAATAGCGGAATCAAATTCTACCAGAATCTAAAAGATCTTAATTTCAGTTGCCAGATAGGAGGGAAGCCACCGGTTACTCAAGAGATGATAGACCAGTATTTTAATCCGCTTCAGCAAAAAGGCTTGAATAGCAGCGGACTCATTTATGGAGTGATGGCTGGCGTAGATGCGTGGAAGGATGCCATGCTTCCAATTTCTTCGGAAGAGGATCCAGACTGGAATTCAGGGATCATTTTTGGCACTGGAATCCTTGGAGTCGACAAATTTAGACAAGCGATCCATCTGATTGATGCCGGGAAAACCAGAAGATTGGGAAGCACGAGTGTAATCCAGACGATGGCTAGCGGTATTAGTGCTTACTTAGGAGGAATGCTAGGTTGCGGTAACCAGGTAACAACAAATTCTTCCGCATGTACTACAGGAAATGAAGCGATTATCCTTGGATATGACCGGATAATTTCAGGGAAGGCTCAAAGAATGCTGGTTGGAAGTTGCGGTGATGATGGACCTTATGTTTGGGGAGGATTTGACGCGATGAGGATTCTTCCGGGGAAATACAATGATAATCCAGAAGAAGCTTCCAGACCTATGAGTGCAACTGCTTCTGGATTTGTGCCGGGAAGTGGAGCAGGAGCTCTGCTGCTTGAATCGCTGGAATCTGCTTTGCAAAGAGGAGCAAATATTTATGCGGAAGTACTTGGGGGAGCTATCAATAGTGGCGGTCAGAGAGCTGGTGGAAGTATGACCGCAGCAAATAATGAAGCTGTGCAAAGATGTATAAAGGATGCTATTAGTTTTGCTGGAATTCAGGCTGAAGATATAGACTATATAAATGGACATCTCACAGCTACTACCAGAGATGCTACAGAAATCGAGAACTGGACTTCTGCACTCGGACTTTCAGGAGAAAAATTTCCGAAGATTAATTCCCTGAAAGGCATGACCGGACACTGTTTGAGTGCTTCTGGTTCAATTGAAAGTGTTGCTAGTATACTTCAGATTAAAAATCAATATGTATTCGGGAATATTAACTGTGAAGATGTTCATCCAGATATAATTGATTTAATCGATGGCTCCTGTATTCCGAAGAAAACATTAGATTTTGGTATTAATATCGCAGCTAAAGCCAGTTTTGGTTTTGGAGATGTAAATGCGGTCACTATCTTTAAACGGTATAAAAAATAG
- a CDS encoding acyl carrier protein, whose protein sequence is MTNQDIISKIKTIVTPYTQRTEGLSEFDESTNFLNDLEINSANLVDVVLDVEDEFDIEIDNESMDGMMTVGDARDIIVKKLDD, encoded by the coding sequence ATGACCAATCAGGATATAATTTCTAAGATTAAAACAATTGTCACTCCATATACTCAGCGTACAGAAGGCTTATCTGAATTCGATGAAAGCACCAACTTTTTAAATGACCTTGAGATCAATTCTGCTAATCTGGTTGACGTAGTGCTGGATGTTGAAGATGAATTTGATATTGAAATCGACAATGAATCCATGGACGGAATGATGACTGTAGGTGATGCCAGGGATATCATCGTCAAAAAACTGGATGATTGA
- a CDS encoding 4'-phosphopantetheinyl transferase superfamily protein, whose product MIIGNDIIDLEIALDKPRLKNDRFLSKVFTKNEITQIHLHPNPELAIWKMWSMKETAYKAHQRLFQLPARLDPISYECDLDKLYVIKDKNTYIINLENDENQIYSWLEFKNLEHIKLPYSPNYKSDFLKEFSIRTDLDLRNIELCKNNLGIPELFVKNTNNSLPISITHHGRFAAICFPLINC is encoded by the coding sequence TTGATCATTGGAAATGATATTATAGATCTTGAGATCGCACTGGATAAACCAAGGTTAAAGAATGATCGCTTTTTATCCAAAGTTTTTACAAAGAATGAAATTACGCAAATTCATTTACACCCTAATCCGGAACTGGCAATCTGGAAAATGTGGTCGATGAAGGAAACAGCCTATAAAGCTCATCAAAGACTTTTTCAACTCCCTGCCAGACTTGATCCAATAAGTTATGAATGCGATCTTGATAAGCTATATGTTATAAAAGATAAGAATACATATATAATTAATTTGGAAAACGACGAGAATCAAATTTACTCCTGGCTGGAGTTTAAAAATTTAGAACATATTAAACTCCCATACTCTCCAAATTATAAGTCTGATTTTTTAAAAGAGTTTTCCATTCGAACAGACCTAGATCTTCGAAACATTGAACTCTGTAAAAACAACTTGGGAATTCCAGAATTGTTTGTGAAGAACACCAATAACAGCTTACCTATTTCGATCACCCACCATGGCAGGTTTGCTGCAATTTGCTTTCCGTTAATTAACTGCTAA